A single window of Oceanibaculum indicum P24 DNA harbors:
- a CDS encoding zinc-dependent alcohol dehydrogenase, whose protein sequence is MITNTARAFWIDRPGKGVIREESLPEPAGGEVRVRTLYSAVSRGTESLVFQGKVPQSQWQAMRAPFQGGFFPAPLKYGYINIGVVEDGALPAGTPIFCLYPHQDRYVVPADAVTPLPDSLPPERAVLAANMETAINGLWDAAPLVGDRIAVIGAGVVGCLVAFLASRLPGAKVELIDIDPAKAAIAEALGIPFALTRDATREADIVIHASGNPMGLQSALTFAAYEATVLEMSWYGSTLVPLPLGEEFHSKRLILKSSQVGGISPARRARRCYADRMALALSLLADDRLDALITGESPFEELPDLMPTLASNPAGTLCHRIRY, encoded by the coding sequence ATGATAACCAACACAGCCCGCGCCTTCTGGATTGACCGGCCCGGCAAGGGCGTGATCCGCGAGGAGAGCCTGCCGGAACCGGCCGGGGGCGAAGTGCGCGTACGCACGCTCTACAGCGCCGTCAGCCGGGGCACGGAGAGCCTGGTGTTCCAGGGCAAGGTGCCGCAGAGCCAGTGGCAGGCGATGCGCGCTCCCTTCCAGGGCGGCTTCTTCCCCGCCCCGCTGAAATATGGCTACATCAATATCGGTGTGGTGGAGGATGGCGCCCTGCCCGCCGGCACCCCAATCTTCTGCCTGTACCCGCATCAGGACCGCTATGTCGTGCCGGCCGATGCCGTCACCCCCCTGCCCGACAGCCTGCCGCCGGAACGTGCCGTGCTGGCCGCCAATATGGAAACCGCGATCAACGGGCTCTGGGATGCCGCCCCGCTGGTCGGTGACCGCATCGCGGTGATCGGCGCCGGCGTGGTCGGCTGTCTGGTCGCCTTTCTGGCCAGCCGCCTGCCGGGCGCAAAGGTCGAGCTGATCGATATCGATCCGGCCAAGGCCGCCATCGCCGAGGCGCTGGGCATCCCCTTCGCGCTGACCCGCGACGCCACCCGCGAGGCCGATATCGTCATCCATGCCAGCGGTAACCCGATGGGGCTGCAAAGCGCGCTGACCTTCGCCGCCTATGAAGCCACAGTGCTGGAAATGAGCTGGTACGGCAGCACGCTTGTTCCTCTTCCATTGGGTGAAGAGTTTCATTCCAAACGATTGATTTTGAAATCATCTCAGGTCGGCGGCATCTCCCCGGCCCGGCGGGCGCGGCGCTGCTATGCCGACCGCATGGCGCTGGCCCTGTCGCTGCTGGCCGATGACCGGCTGGACGCGCTGATCACCGGTGAAAGCCCGTTCGAGGAACTGCCGGACCTCATGCCCACACTCGCGTCAAACCCTGCCGGCACGCTCTGCCACCGCATCCGTTACTGA
- a CDS encoding hydrogen peroxide-inducible genes activator, translated as MTPLPTLKQLRYLVALAEHHHFGKAAEACFVTQSTLSAGIQELETLLGTVLVDRGNRSVIFTPVGEAVLQRARKLLSDAEELVEEAAAGRQPLSGRLRMGVIPTVGPFLLPRILPALREAYPALKLYLTEDRTERLVEQLKEGALDILLLALPYDIGDVETVSLAGDSFYFCCLPEHPLAQRNLVPVEALKGENLLLLEDGHCLRDHALAACRLEGARNSQGFRATSLHTLVQMVDNGLGVTLLPKLALDGKLLDGTRLVARPMDDPEATREIGLVWRRGTARREEFQLLADFLKAQMAALST; from the coding sequence ATGACCCCACTCCCCACCCTGAAGCAGCTCCGCTATCTCGTGGCATTGGCCGAACATCATCATTTCGGTAAGGCCGCCGAGGCCTGCTTCGTCACCCAATCCACCCTAAGCGCCGGCATCCAAGAGCTGGAAACCCTGCTGGGCACGGTGCTGGTGGATCGCGGCAACCGCAGTGTGATCTTCACCCCTGTGGGTGAGGCCGTGCTGCAGCGCGCAAGAAAGCTGCTGAGTGATGCGGAGGAACTGGTGGAGGAGGCCGCCGCCGGCCGGCAGCCGCTGTCCGGCCGCCTGCGCATGGGCGTCATCCCGACGGTGGGCCCGTTCCTGCTGCCCCGCATCCTGCCCGCCCTGCGGGAGGCCTATCCGGCACTGAAGCTGTATCTGACCGAGGACCGCACCGAACGGCTGGTCGAGCAGTTGAAGGAGGGCGCGCTGGATATCCTGCTGCTGGCCCTGCCGTACGACATCGGCGATGTCGAGACCGTCTCCCTGGCCGGAGACAGCTTCTATTTCTGTTGCCTGCCGGAGCATCCGCTGGCGCAGCGCAACCTTGTCCCGGTGGAAGCGCTGAAGGGCGAGAATCTGCTGCTGCTGGAAGACGGGCATTGCCTGCGCGACCATGCGCTGGCCGCCTGCCGGCTGGAAGGCGCGCGGAACAGCCAGGGCTTCCGCGCCACCAGCCTGCATACGCTGGTGCAGATGGTCGATAACGGGCTGGGTGTCACGCTGCTGCCGAAGCTGGCGCTGGATGGCAAGCTGCTGGACGGCACCCGTCTGGTCGCGCGGCCCATGGACGACCCTGAGGCCACGCGTGAGATCGGGCTGGTCTGGCGGCGCGGCACCGCCCGGCGCGAGGAATTCCAGCTTCTCGCCGATTTCTTGAAAGCGCAGATGGCGGCGCTATCTACCTGA
- a CDS encoding 6-pyruvoyl trahydropterin synthase family protein yields MFSVTVRDHFMIAHSFVGEVFGPAQALHGATYVVDVEFRRPKLDSDGIVVDIGRATDTLKAVLAEFNFKNLDEEEQFRGQNTTTEFMAKVVFDRMAARIAAGDLGAQAGGLTGMKVALHESHAAWAAYEGSLQA; encoded by the coding sequence ATGTTCAGCGTCACCGTCCGCGACCATTTCATGATCGCCCACAGCTTCGTGGGTGAAGTGTTCGGCCCTGCCCAGGCGCTGCATGGCGCCACCTATGTGGTGGATGTCGAGTTCCGCCGCCCGAAGCTGGACAGCGACGGCATCGTCGTCGATATCGGCCGCGCGACCGACACGCTGAAAGCCGTGCTGGCGGAGTTCAACTTCAAGAATCTGGACGAGGAAGAACAGTTCCGCGGCCAGAACACCACCACCGAATTCATGGCCAAGGTGGTGTTCGACCGCATGGCGGCGCGCATCGCGGCGGGCGATCTGGGCGCGCAGGCCGGTGGCCTCACCGGCATGAAGGTCGCCCTGCATGAAAGTCACGCCGCCTGGGCCGCCTATGAGGGCAGTCTGCAAGCGTGA
- a CDS encoding glycosyltransferase family 4 protein, whose translation MSSLHFLLPGDPETRTGGYLYDARITAGLEALGWTLHRHRLADSFPFPGATDLGQAGDILASLPDDALVLIDGLALGVLPAVIAPHATRLRLAALVHHPLAEETGLDEAARHWLFESEKAALAMVRHVVVTSPFTATALVPYGVPAQRVTVILPGTDPAPVAQGSGNPGLHILAVGTLTPRKGHDVLLTALGTLLHHDWTLTLAGGARDEATAALVKKLLQNKNLSDRVTMAGEVDGAALAALYDRADLFALASHYEGYGMVFAEALARGLPVIGTTGGAIPTTVPPEAGLLVPPGDADAFAQALERLMTNHALRQTLRDGALKARDTLPRWPDQARALATLLETL comes from the coding sequence GTGAGCAGCCTGCATTTCTTGCTGCCGGGCGATCCGGAGACGCGCACCGGCGGCTACCTCTATGATGCCCGCATCACCGCCGGGCTGGAAGCGCTTGGCTGGACGCTCCATCGCCATCGGCTGGCCGACAGCTTCCCCTTCCCCGGCGCCACAGATCTGGGCCAGGCGGGCGATATCCTCGCCAGCCTGCCGGACGATGCGCTGGTGCTGATCGACGGGCTGGCGCTGGGCGTGCTGCCCGCCGTGATCGCTCCGCACGCCACAAGGCTGCGCCTCGCCGCACTGGTGCACCATCCGCTCGCCGAGGAAACCGGACTGGACGAAGCGGCCCGGCACTGGCTGTTCGAAAGCGAGAAGGCGGCGCTGGCGATGGTCCGCCATGTCGTCGTCACCAGCCCCTTCACAGCCACGGCGCTGGTCCCCTATGGCGTGCCGGCACAGCGCGTCACGGTGATCCTGCCCGGCACCGACCCCGCCCCGGTGGCGCAGGGCTCCGGCAACCCCGGTCTGCATATCCTCGCCGTCGGCACGCTGACGCCGCGCAAGGGGCATGACGTGCTGCTGACCGCGCTGGGCACGCTGCTGCACCATGACTGGACGCTGACACTGGCCGGCGGCGCACGCGACGAGGCAACAGCGGCGCTGGTCAAAAAATTGCTTCAGAACAAGAACTTATCGGATCGTGTCACTATGGCTGGCGAAGTCGATGGCGCGGCACTGGCGGCCCTCTATGACCGGGCCGACCTGTTCGCGCTGGCCTCGCATTATGAGGGCTATGGCATGGTGTTCGCCGAGGCGCTGGCGCGCGGCCTGCCGGTCATCGGCACCACCGGCGGCGCGATCCCGACCACCGTTCCGCCCGAGGCCGGGCTGCTGGTGCCACCCGGCGATGCCGATGCCTTCGCGCAGGCGCTGGAAAGACTGATGACCAATCATGCCCTGCGTCAGACTCTCCGCGATGGCGCGCTGAAGGCACGCGATACCCTGCCGCGCTGGCCGGATCAGGCCCGCGCCCTCGCAACCCTGCTGGAGACGCTATGA